In the Sarcophilus harrisii chromosome 1, mSarHar1.11, whole genome shotgun sequence genome, one interval contains:
- the CISH gene encoding cytokine-inducible SH2-containing protein — protein sequence MIFCIHGPHPLLEEEKIGRLTVTGLTELPEPVMQPLSVTSFQEEEEAPPLMENEVHQVRDPEEDLLCIAKTFTYLRESGWYWGSLTAGEAKQHLQKMPEGTFLVRDSTHPSYLFTLSVKTNRGPTNVRIEYADSKFRLDSNCLSKPRILAFPDVVSLIQHYVTSCTADGKNDTPYPSPASLLPSHKDMVPSTATMAAVHLKLIQPFVRKNSAPSLQHLCRLTINKLTAEVDQLPLPKRIGDYLRQYPFQL from the exons ATGATCTTCTGCATCCACGG ACCCCATCCTttattggaagaagagaagatcgGCAGGTTGACAGTAACCGGGCTAACTGAATTACCAGAGCCAGTCATGCAGCCCCTGTCGGTGACCTCCTTCCAAGAGGAGGAAGAAGCACCTCCCCTGATGGAGAATGAGGTGCATCAAGTTCGTGACCCTGAGGAAGACTTATTATGTATTGCCAAGACATTCACTTACCTGCGGGAATCTG GTTGGTACTGGGGATCTCTCACGGCCGGAGAAGCCAAACAGCACCTTCAGAAGATGCCCGAGGGCACCTTCCTGGTACGGGACAGCACCCACCCCAGCTATCTGTTCACGCTCTCCGTCAAGACCAACAGGGGCCCCACCAATGTTCGCATAGAGTATGCCGACAGCAAATTCCGGCTGGATTCGAACTGTCTGTCCAAGCCGCGGATTTTGGCCTTCCCGGATGTGGTCAGCCTCATCCAGCATTATGTCACCTCCTGCACGGCTGATGGCAAGAACGACACCCCGTACCCATCCCCTGCCTCCCTCCTGCCCAGCCACAAGGACATGGTTCCCAGCACAGCCACCATGGCGGCTGTCCACCTGAAACTCATTCAGCCCTTTGTGCGAAAGAACAGTGCCCCGAGCCTGCAGCACCTGTGTCGGCTCACCATCAACAAGCTCACTGCCGAGGTTGACCAGTTGCCTCTGCCTAAGCGGATAGGGGACTATCTCAGGCAgtatcctttccagctctga